The following are encoded together in the Gemmatimonadaceae bacterium genome:
- a CDS encoding HPr family phosphocarrier protein: MPERTVQIVNRNGLHARPAAEIVKLASKFQAEITIVKDDLDVNGKSIMGVMMLAAEHGSSITLRAEGPDAAQALDALATLVGNKFGES, encoded by the coding sequence ATGCCCGAACGCACCGTTCAGATCGTCAACCGCAACGGCCTGCACGCGCGGCCGGCCGCCGAGATCGTGAAGCTCGCCTCGAAATTCCAAGCCGAGATCACGATCGTGAAGGACGATCTCGACGTGAACGGCAAGAGCATCATGGGCGTGATGATGCTGGCGGCCGAACATGGATCCAGCATCACGCTGCGTGCCGAAGGTCCCGACGCGGCGCAAGCGCTCGACGCGCTGGCGACGCTCGTCGGCAA